CGCCGAAGCCGAGGCGTCGCTCCGGGCCCGTTGTCTACCTGACCAAACAGGTGGAGTTCAGCGCGAGCCACCGTCTGTTCAATCCCGACTTCTCCTGGGAGAAGAACTGCGAGGTCTTCGGCATCTGCAACAATCCGAACGGCCACGGGCACAACTACGTCCTCGACGTCACGCTTGCGGGCCGGCCCGATCCGCAGACGGGGATGATCATCGACCTGAAGCAGCTCAAGGAGATTCTCGACGCGCTCCTGATCGCTCATGTCGACCACAAGAACCTCAACCTGGACGTCGACTTTCTCCAGGACTGCGTGCCGACGGTCGAGAATCTGGTGATCCGCTTCTGGGAGAGGCTCGATGGGCGGATTCCGGGATGCGTCCTGC
This window of the Candidatus Eisenbacteria bacterium genome carries:
- a CDS encoding 6-carboxytetrahydropterin synthase; the protein is MKPSPRAGVPAPKPRRRSGPVVYLTKQVEFSASHRLFNPDFSWEKNCEVFGICNNPNGHGHNYVLDVTLAGRPDPQTGMIIDLKQLKEILDALLIAHVDHKNLNLDVDFLQDCVPTVENLVIRFWERLDGRIPGCVLHELSLYESRTNFVRYQGAERKSGR